One genomic window of Cydia pomonella isolate Wapato2018A chromosome 6, ilCydPomo1, whole genome shotgun sequence includes the following:
- the LOC133518879 gene encoding uncharacterized protein LOC133518879 produces MSCIFDGHTDTNQQFYIEGTPIPTVEHFKYLGSIISSDGKIEKDVTRRTIRGWMKWKQLTGVMCDKRMPIQLKGKLHKTAIRPAILYGTECWASTQQHLSKLHATEMRMLRWSAGVTLLDKVRNIHIRGSCKVAPIIDKVKERRLRWYGHILCRPTDHMVNVALSLPTTTRRHGRPPATWLTTAQRDRTQQQRRIEKYGKD; encoded by the coding sequence ATGTCGTGTATATTCGATGGTCACACGGATACAAACCAACAATTCTACATAGAAGGCACACCAATACCAACGGttgaacattttaaatatttagggtCTATCATCAGTAGTGACGGTAAGATCGAGAAAGATGTAACTCGCAGAACAATCAGAGGATGGATGAAGTGGAAGCAGCTCACAGGCGTGATGTGCGATAAAAGGATGCCCATCCAGCTAAAAGGTAAACTGCACAAAACAGCGATAAGACCAGCTATACTTTACGGTACAGAGTGCTGGGCATCTACACAGCAACATCTGTCAAAACTCCACGCGACAGAAATGCGCATGCTACGCTGGTCAGCGGGCGTAACACTTCTAGACAAAGTTCGAAACATACACATCCGAGGCAGTTGCAAAGTCGCTCCCATCATTGACAAGGTCAAGGAACGTCGTTTGCGCTGGTATGGTCATATACTATGCCGCCCTACAGACCACATGGTAAACGTAGCGTTAAGCCTACCCACCACGACGCGTCGTCACGGAAGACCCCCCGCCACCTGGCTGACGACGGCCCAGAGAGATCGGACGCAGCAACAGCGCAGGATAGAGAAATATGGAAAAGACTGA